The following are from one region of the Paenibacillus sp. JZ16 genome:
- a CDS encoding GAP family protein, with translation MTLELLLSIGALSLLDMLSPATLGVTVYLLLTERDRLIPRLFIYLLTVGGFYFLVGAALMLGLDAVLQSVTGIFQNRTVSWIMTVVGGVLFVASFLIPTKKTSEPRRPRSKSFGAMIGLGFTTSLLEVATALPYFAAIGLMTTAQLTTVQWMPILAAYNIVMVLPPILLLGLHLVFGRMMQRPLEKLRLTIAQSSGSILSWVLCIAGLILVLNSIDNL, from the coding sequence TTGACGTTGGAACTGCTGCTCTCCATTGGAGCCTTATCCCTCTTGGACATGCTGAGTCCAGCTACGCTTGGCGTAACAGTGTATTTGCTCTTGACCGAACGGGATCGGTTAATCCCCCGTTTATTCATTTATTTATTAACAGTGGGAGGCTTCTACTTCCTGGTAGGCGCTGCGCTTATGCTGGGTTTGGATGCCGTTTTGCAATCCGTAACCGGCATTTTTCAAAATCGAACGGTAAGCTGGATCATGACCGTTGTCGGCGGTGTCCTGTTTGTCGCCAGTTTCTTGATCCCCACGAAAAAAACATCCGAGCCGCGCCGTCCAAGATCCAAAAGCTTCGGAGCCATGATCGGACTTGGATTCACGACGTCCTTGCTGGAGGTAGCAACAGCCCTTCCGTACTTTGCGGCTATCGGGCTGATGACTACGGCTCAGTTAACAACGGTTCAATGGATGCCCATCCTGGCTGCATACAATATCGTGATGGTGCTGCCTCCAATCCTATTGCTTGGATTACACCTCGTATTCGGCCGCATGATGCAGCGTCCGCTCGAGAAGCTGCGCCTGACAATCGCGCAGAGCTCCGGATCGATTCTGTCATGGGTATTGTGTATTGCTGGGCTGATTCTGGTGCTGAACAGCATAGATAACTTGTAA
- a CDS encoding aspartate/glutamate racemase family protein: MKTIGLIGGMSWESSIEYYRMINEQVRSQLGGLHSAKCLMYSVNFEEIEHYQSEGNWKKAGETLGEVALSLEKGGADFIVICSNTMHMVLDYIEERIRIPVLHIADATANQIHEHGIRTVGLLGTKYTMEQNFYKQRIESSGIQVLIPNEQDREIVNKVIYEELCLGNIQSDSKAHYKEVIERLIQDGAEGIILGCTEIGLLVKPEDSNIPLFDTTSIHASEAVHKSLEADS; the protein is encoded by the coding sequence ATGAAGACAATTGGACTAATCGGGGGAATGAGCTGGGAATCCTCCATTGAATACTACAGAATGATAAATGAGCAGGTGAGAAGCCAATTGGGTGGCCTCCACTCGGCCAAATGCCTTATGTACAGCGTGAACTTCGAAGAGATTGAACACTATCAATCCGAGGGGAATTGGAAAAAAGCCGGTGAAACATTAGGTGAAGTTGCACTTTCATTAGAAAAGGGCGGCGCCGATTTTATTGTGATATGCTCCAACACGATGCACATGGTACTAGATTATATAGAAGAAAGAATAAGAATTCCTGTGCTGCACATTGCCGATGCTACGGCAAATCAAATCCATGAACATGGGATTCGTACAGTAGGCTTGCTTGGAACCAAATATACCATGGAGCAGAATTTTTATAAGCAACGAATAGAATCTAGTGGTATTCAAGTGCTCATCCCCAATGAACAAGATCGTGAGATCGTAAATAAAGTGATATACGAGGAATTATGTCTCGGTAACATCCAATCGGATTCAAAAGCCCACTATAAAGAAGTTATTGAACGGCTGATTCAAGATGGTGCCGAAGGAATTATTCTGGGATGTACGGAGATCGGATTATTAGTAAAACCCGAGGATTCCAATATTCCACTCTTTGATACAACCTCCATACATGCCAGTGAAGCTGTTCATAAATCATTGGAAGCAGACTCTTAA
- a CDS encoding biliverdin-producing heme oxygenase → MSMRILERIREETATQHERIEQNPYAKAAFDQTLNIDQYRSYLAKFYGFIKPAEEQLMAEGAVNHLGLDLEIRTKSNLLEEDLIHLGMTPDEIAQLPLCSRLPELSSQARILGYLYVIEGSTLGGQVITKQLMKFLPLSPESGLRYFYAYGQETKPRWIEIREALLNAAEDPDEIIDSAKETFRLLDAWIRE, encoded by the coding sequence ATGAGCATGCGGATTTTAGAACGGATAAGAGAAGAGACGGCAACCCAGCATGAACGAATCGAACAGAATCCATACGCCAAAGCTGCCTTCGATCAGACCTTGAACATAGATCAATATCGGTCTTATTTAGCGAAATTTTACGGATTTATTAAACCGGCCGAAGAGCAACTGATGGCAGAGGGTGCCGTGAACCATCTTGGTTTGGATCTGGAAATCCGAACGAAATCGAACCTATTGGAAGAAGATCTTATTCATCTAGGAATGACTCCTGATGAGATTGCACAATTGCCACTGTGCAGCCGATTGCCAGAGCTGAGCAGCCAAGCACGAATATTGGGATATCTGTATGTTATTGAGGGATCCACACTTGGTGGCCAAGTCATTACGAAACAATTGATGAAGTTCTTGCCGCTGAGTCCGGAGTCGGGTCTACGTTATTTCTATGCATATGGTCAAGAGACCAAGCCAAGATGGATCGAAATCCGGGAAGCGCTGCTCAATGCCGCGGAGGATCCTGATGAGATTATAGATTCGGCTAAAGAAACTTTTCGTTTGCTGGATGCTTGGATCAGAGAATAG
- the metE gene encoding 5-methyltetrahydropteroyltriglutamate--homocysteine S-methyltransferase — translation MAKSSVLGYPRIGADREWKKALEAFWAGKLEESEFHGQLQEIRLNHLRKQQESGIDLIAVNDFSYYDHVLDTATMFGIVPKRFSYEGGVVPLSVYYGIARGTKDATASEMTKWFNTNYHYIVPELDGAAPVLTENRPLAAYREAKEKLGIEGKPVIVGPLTFLKLSKGYQSSETDAWLEKLLPLYVQILQELVQEGVQWVQIDEPILVTKLSDADLKRLTRVYETFAASAPGLNIMLQTYFESVENYQDIIQLPVSGIGLDLLHGYQGNMQAIKQSGFPANKVLGAGIIDGRGIWKASLREKLSQLEELTKYVAPERLIVQSSCSLLHVPVTVSSETKLQPELKGALAFADEKLNELVLLTKAISTGAARITKELEACDAALQALKQSGERNRHDIQQAVAEISSQNPVRSLPFAERHVAQQNKWQLPIFPTTTIGSFPQSAEVRKARQAWRKGEWSHEQYERFIQEQIDVWIKLQEEIGLDVLVHGEFERTDMVEFFGEKLGGFAFTQFGWVQSYGSRCVKPPVIFGDVAFEQPMTVEETKYAQSKTDRPVKGMLTGPITIMNWSFVREDISREQIAYQLAYALRQEVEALEQAGIGMIQVDEPAVREGLPLKEEDQAEYLAWAVKAFRMTTCTVQPTTQIHTHMCYCEFHDMIDSIEAMDADVISIETSRSHGELIHSFEVNTYRLGIGLGVYDIHSPRVPRVEEMTSMIERALRVLDPKLFWINPDCGLKTRGKEETVASLRNMVQATEIARSSYSLNV, via the coding sequence ATGGCAAAAAGCAGTGTACTGGGATATCCGCGTATTGGCGCTGATCGGGAATGGAAGAAAGCCTTGGAAGCATTCTGGGCAGGCAAGCTGGAAGAATCGGAGTTTCACGGGCAGCTGCAGGAGATTCGGTTGAATCATTTACGGAAGCAGCAGGAGAGCGGGATCGATCTTATTGCGGTTAATGATTTTAGTTATTATGATCATGTTCTGGATACGGCGACGATGTTTGGCATCGTACCGAAACGCTTCTCTTATGAGGGCGGCGTTGTGCCATTGTCTGTATATTATGGCATTGCACGCGGAACGAAGGATGCTACGGCAAGTGAAATGACCAAGTGGTTTAATACCAATTATCACTATATCGTGCCTGAATTGGATGGGGCTGCTCCGGTTCTGACGGAGAACAGACCGTTGGCAGCTTATCGGGAGGCCAAGGAGAAACTTGGAATAGAAGGCAAGCCGGTTATTGTCGGACCGCTCACCTTCCTGAAGTTGTCCAAAGGGTATCAGTCGTCGGAGACGGATGCTTGGCTGGAAAAATTGTTACCGCTCTACGTACAAATTCTTCAGGAGCTTGTCCAAGAAGGCGTTCAATGGGTACAGATCGATGAGCCGATACTCGTTACAAAATTAAGCGATGCCGATCTTAAGCGGTTAACCCGCGTCTATGAAACGTTTGCGGCTTCGGCACCGGGTTTGAACATCATGCTGCAAACCTATTTTGAATCCGTTGAAAACTATCAGGATATAATCCAGCTTCCGGTTAGCGGCATCGGTCTTGACCTGTTGCACGGATACCAAGGCAATATGCAAGCCATTAAACAGTCAGGGTTTCCTGCGAATAAGGTGCTGGGTGCCGGCATAATCGACGGACGGGGTATTTGGAAGGCGTCTCTTCGCGAGAAGCTGTCACAATTGGAAGAGCTGACGAAATACGTAGCCCCTGAACGCCTGATTGTTCAATCTTCGTGCAGCTTGCTGCATGTTCCGGTGACGGTGAGCAGCGAAACGAAATTGCAGCCAGAATTGAAAGGAGCGCTCGCCTTTGCAGACGAGAAGCTGAATGAACTGGTTCTTTTGACAAAAGCAATCTCCACAGGAGCAGCCCGAATCACTAAGGAACTGGAAGCATGCGATGCTGCGCTTCAGGCGCTGAAACAATCCGGAGAGCGGAATCGCCATGACATTCAGCAGGCAGTTGCCGAGATTAGTTCACAGAATCCGGTTCGCAGTCTGCCGTTTGCGGAGCGTCATGTCGCTCAACAGAACAAATGGCAGCTGCCGATTTTTCCGACCACGACAATCGGCAGCTTCCCGCAATCAGCCGAGGTGCGCAAGGCACGTCAGGCGTGGCGTAAGGGAGAGTGGAGCCATGAGCAGTATGAGCGCTTCATTCAAGAGCAAATCGATGTTTGGATCAAGCTGCAGGAAGAGATTGGCCTTGATGTGCTTGTGCATGGGGAGTTCGAAAGAACGGATATGGTTGAATTCTTCGGAGAGAAGCTTGGAGGTTTTGCCTTCACTCAGTTTGGATGGGTTCAGTCCTACGGCTCACGCTGCGTAAAACCGCCTGTGATCTTCGGGGATGTGGCATTCGAGCAACCGATGACGGTGGAGGAAACGAAATATGCACAATCGAAGACGGACCGGCCCGTGAAAGGGATGCTAACCGGCCCGATTACGATTATGAACTGGTCGTTCGTTCGCGAAGATATCTCGCGGGAACAAATTGCCTATCAACTGGCTTATGCCCTAAGACAGGAAGTAGAGGCGCTGGAGCAGGCGGGCATCGGGATGATTCAGGTGGATGAGCCAGCGGTGCGCGAAGGGTTGCCGCTTAAGGAGGAAGATCAAGCGGAGTATCTCGCTTGGGCTGTTAAAGCCTTCCGCATGACCACATGCACGGTTCAGCCGACTACGCAAATTCATACGCATATGTGTTACTGCGAGTTCCATGACATGATCGATTCGATCGAGGCGATGGATGCCGATGTCATCTCGATTGAAACTTCGCGCAGTCATGGCGAGCTGATTCATAGCTTCGAGGTCAATACGTACAGATTAGGGATCGGACTAGGCGTGTATGATATCCACAGTCCGCGGGTCCCTCGAGTGGAAGAGATGACAAGCATGATCGAGCGTGCACTGCGGGTCCTGGATCCGAAGCTGTTCTGGATCAATCCGGACTGCGGCCTCAAAACACGCGGTAAGGAAGAAACGGTTGCATCCCTTCGTAACATGGTTCAAGCCACGGAGATCGCTCGCTCGTCCTATTCGCTGAACGTGTAA